From the genome of Azospira restricta, one region includes:
- a CDS encoding NAD-glutamate dehydrogenase: MSQTAEQGKAEQLAAVVDMLRSRLPAAEAPLAAAFAERFYSQVAPEDLAERSVADLYGAALSQLHFARRYASGAPKLRVYNPRTEEHGWQTTHTVIEIVNDDMPFLVDSITMEVNRQGLTLHLIIHPVMKVCRDADGALQGFADGDGGDGSGCAYESIIHVEVDRRTEATQLEALQAGLLRILGDVRAAVADWGAMRARIAEIVAEVERTPPPDEPEDAAEDIAFLRWIADGNFTFLGYREYELAGENGEDVLRVVDGSGLGILREHGGQRSISFAALPPEAREIALEPRLLVLTKANARATVHRPGYLDYLGIKRFDATGRTVGERRFLGLFTSSAYDTSPRQIPLLRRKIDTVVRHAGFLPNSHAAKTLYNILEQYPRDELLQITPDELFTIAIGILRLGERQRTRLFVRRDAFCRFFSCLIYVPRENYNTELRERMQAVLMEAFAGRASEFNVQLSESALARIHIVVHTQPGCGGNYDVADIERRLVLAARRWPDELRQALTERGGEERGNLLYNRYAGAFPAGYREAYAARAAVGDIELMESLAGPEGLAMNLYRPLEATPGSLRFKALCEGQPMPLSVSLPMLEHMGVRVLEERPYEIRRNGLPGVWLHDFGLWRADAEELDIDRLRDVFQDAFLAVWRGAAENDDFNRLVLGARLTWRQVTVLRAYAKYMRQAGFTFSQAYIEQTLAAWPAIARRLLELFVARHDPAAETGRDAHSARLEAEIAGALDAVTSLDEDRILRQFLAVILATERTNYFQRDAGEAKSYLSFKLDPHRVPGLPEPRPMAEIYVYSPRVEGVHLRGGKVARGGLRWSDRMEDFRTEVLGLMKAQMVKNTVIVPVGSKGGFVVKNPPAGGDRDALLQEGVACYRTYLHGLLDLTDNLVGGKVVPPAAVHRRDGDDPYLVVAADKGTASFSDYANAVSREYRFWLGDAFASGGSAGYDHKKMAITARGAWESVKRHFRELGVDTQAQEFTVAGIGDMSGDVFGNGMLLSPHIRLVAAFDHRHIFIDPNPDVAASFAERQRLFNLPRSSWADYDTGLISAGGGVYPRSAKSVTLSPEARAALGIDAETLTPQELVHAILLAPVDLLYNGGIGTYVKSRRESHADVGDRANDAIRVNGGELRCRVVAEGGNLGCTQLGRIEYALAGGRINTDAIDNSAGVDCSDHEVNIKILLNAVIEDGELTEKQRNALLAEMTDEVARLVLRDNYFQTQVLSIARARGVHLLDEQARYIRHLSSAGRLNRRLEFLPFEEEIGERKAAGIGLTAPELAVLLAYNKMELFEALLASDVPEDAYISTALSRYFPQPLRERFPAQLERHPLRREIVATHVVNSMVNRVGPTFVFRLQEETGAAPPDIVRAYLATREVFGLVPLWQAIEALDNRVADATQTEMIQEGLRLIQRGTLWFLHHRDHLRDLAATLARFTGGVEALAASLADVVAPPYRAELDAVVRRFAAQGVPDELAQRVACLEELYSALDLIEVAAETGAPAERVARVYFTLGGELDLHWLGRQIGTLPADTHWQGMARAALRDDLSSLARSLAAEVLRGGAGDAEVEALLTAWKARHAFQYERCRQLFTEIRGSSAPDMPMLSVALRELRTLV, from the coding sequence ATGTCGCAGACTGCGGAGCAGGGCAAGGCCGAACAACTCGCGGCCGTCGTCGACATGTTGCGCAGCCGCCTGCCGGCGGCCGAGGCGCCGCTCGCGGCGGCGTTCGCCGAGCGCTTCTACAGCCAGGTGGCGCCCGAGGACCTGGCCGAGCGCAGCGTCGCCGACCTCTACGGCGCCGCGCTGTCGCAACTCCATTTCGCGCGCCGCTATGCCTCCGGCGCGCCCAAGCTGCGCGTCTACAACCCGCGCACCGAGGAGCACGGCTGGCAGACGACGCATACCGTGATCGAGATCGTGAACGACGACATGCCCTTCCTCGTCGACTCGATCACGATGGAGGTCAACCGCCAGGGGCTGACGCTGCACCTGATCATCCACCCGGTGATGAAGGTCTGCCGCGACGCCGACGGCGCGCTGCAGGGCTTCGCCGACGGCGACGGCGGGGACGGCAGCGGCTGCGCCTACGAATCGATCATCCACGTCGAGGTCGACCGGCGCACCGAGGCGACGCAGCTGGAGGCGCTGCAGGCGGGCCTGCTGCGCATCCTCGGCGACGTCCGCGCGGCGGTCGCCGACTGGGGGGCGATGCGCGCGCGGATCGCCGAGATCGTCGCCGAGGTCGAGCGCACGCCGCCGCCCGACGAACCGGAGGACGCCGCCGAGGACATCGCCTTCCTGCGCTGGATCGCCGACGGCAACTTCACCTTCCTCGGCTACCGCGAATACGAGCTGGCCGGCGAGAACGGCGAGGACGTGCTGCGCGTCGTCGACGGCTCCGGCCTCGGCATCCTGCGCGAGCACGGCGGGCAGCGCTCGATCTCGTTCGCCGCGCTGCCGCCCGAGGCGCGCGAGATCGCCCTCGAGCCGCGGCTGCTGGTGCTGACCAAGGCCAACGCGCGCGCCACCGTGCACCGCCCGGGCTACCTCGACTACCTCGGCATCAAGCGCTTCGACGCCACCGGGCGGACGGTCGGCGAGCGTCGCTTCCTCGGCCTGTTCACCTCGTCGGCCTACGACACCAGTCCGCGCCAGATTCCGCTGCTGCGCCGCAAGATCGACACCGTGGTCCGCCACGCCGGCTTCCTGCCCAACAGCCACGCCGCGAAGACGCTGTACAACATCCTCGAGCAGTACCCGCGCGACGAGTTGCTGCAGATCACGCCGGACGAGCTGTTCACCATCGCCATCGGCATCCTGCGCCTCGGCGAGCGCCAGCGCACGCGGCTGTTCGTGCGTCGCGACGCCTTCTGCCGCTTCTTCTCGTGCCTGATCTACGTGCCGCGCGAGAACTACAACACCGAGCTGCGCGAGCGCATGCAGGCGGTGCTGATGGAAGCCTTCGCCGGCCGCGCGTCGGAATTCAACGTGCAGCTCTCGGAATCGGCGCTGGCGCGCATCCACATCGTCGTGCACACGCAGCCCGGCTGCGGCGGCAACTACGACGTCGCCGACATCGAGCGCCGCCTCGTGCTGGCCGCGCGGCGCTGGCCGGACGAGCTGCGCCAGGCGCTCACCGAGCGCGGCGGCGAGGAGCGCGGCAACCTGCTCTACAACCGCTACGCCGGCGCCTTCCCGGCCGGCTACCGCGAAGCCTACGCGGCGCGCGCAGCGGTCGGCGACATCGAACTGATGGAATCGCTCGCCGGCCCCGAGGGGCTGGCGATGAACCTCTACCGGCCGCTCGAGGCGACGCCCGGCAGCCTGCGCTTCAAGGCGCTGTGCGAGGGGCAGCCGATGCCGCTGTCGGTGTCGCTGCCGATGCTCGAGCACATGGGCGTGCGCGTGCTCGAGGAGCGTCCGTACGAGATCCGCCGCAACGGCCTGCCGGGCGTCTGGCTGCACGACTTCGGGCTGTGGCGCGCCGACGCCGAGGAACTCGACATCGACCGCCTGCGCGACGTCTTCCAGGACGCCTTCCTCGCCGTCTGGCGCGGCGCCGCCGAGAACGACGACTTCAACCGGCTGGTGCTCGGCGCCCGGCTGACCTGGCGGCAGGTGACCGTGCTGCGCGCCTACGCCAAGTACATGCGGCAGGCCGGCTTCACCTTCAGCCAGGCCTACATCGAGCAGACGCTCGCCGCCTGGCCGGCGATCGCGCGCCGCCTGCTCGAACTCTTCGTCGCCCGCCACGACCCGGCCGCGGAAACCGGCCGCGACGCCCATTCGGCGCGGCTGGAAGCGGAGATCGCCGGCGCGCTCGACGCCGTCACCAGCCTCGACGAGGACCGCATCCTGCGCCAGTTCCTCGCCGTCATCCTCGCCACCGAGCGCACCAACTACTTCCAGCGCGACGCCGGCGAGGCCAAGTCCTACCTGTCGTTCAAGCTCGACCCGCACCGCGTTCCGGGGCTGCCGGAACCGCGGCCGATGGCCGAGATCTACGTCTATTCGCCGCGCGTCGAGGGCGTGCACCTGCGCGGCGGCAAGGTCGCCCGCGGCGGCCTGCGCTGGTCCGACCGCATGGAGGACTTCCGCACCGAGGTGCTCGGGCTGATGAAGGCGCAGATGGTGAAGAACACGGTGATCGTCCCGGTCGGCTCGAAGGGCGGCTTCGTCGTCAAGAACCCGCCCGCCGGCGGCGACCGCGACGCGCTGCTGCAGGAGGGCGTCGCCTGCTACCGTACCTACCTGCACGGGCTGCTCGACCTCACCGACAACCTGGTCGGCGGCAAGGTGGTGCCGCCGGCCGCGGTGCACCGCCGCGACGGCGACGACCCCTACCTGGTGGTCGCCGCCGACAAGGGCACCGCCAGCTTCTCCGACTACGCCAACGCGGTCTCGCGCGAGTATCGCTTCTGGCTCGGCGACGCCTTCGCCTCCGGCGGCTCGGCCGGCTACGACCACAAGAAGATGGCGATCACCGCGCGCGGCGCCTGGGAGTCGGTCAAGCGCCACTTCCGCGAGCTGGGCGTGGACACGCAGGCGCAGGAGTTCACGGTGGCCGGCATCGGCGACATGTCCGGCGACGTCTTCGGCAACGGCATGCTGCTGTCGCCGCACATCCGGCTGGTCGCCGCCTTCGACCACCGCCACATCTTCATCGACCCGAACCCGGACGTCGCGGCGAGCTTCGCCGAGCGGCAGCGCCTGTTCAACCTGCCGCGCTCGTCCTGGGCCGACTACGATACCGGCCTGATCTCGGCCGGCGGCGGCGTGTACCCGAGGAGCGCCAAGTCGGTGACGCTGTCGCCGGAGGCGCGCGCCGCGCTCGGCATCGACGCCGAGACGCTGACGCCGCAGGAGCTGGTGCATGCGATCCTGCTGGCCCCGGTCGACCTGCTCTACAACGGCGGCATCGGCACCTACGTGAAGAGCCGGCGCGAGAGCCACGCCGACGTCGGCGACCGCGCCAACGACGCGATCCGCGTAAACGGCGGCGAGCTGCGCTGCCGCGTCGTCGCCGAGGGCGGCAACCTCGGCTGCACGCAGCTCGGGCGCATCGAGTACGCGCTCGCCGGCGGCCGCATCAACACCGATGCGATCGACAACTCGGCCGGCGTCGACTGCTCCGACCACGAGGTCAACATCAAGATCCTGTTGAACGCGGTGATCGAGGACGGCGAGCTGACCGAGAAGCAGCGCAACGCGCTGCTCGCCGAGATGACCGACGAGGTCGCCCGGCTGGTGCTGCGCGACAACTACTTCCAGACGCAGGTGCTGTCGATCGCGCGCGCGCGCGGCGTGCACCTGCTCGACGAGCAGGCGCGCTACATCCGCCACCTGAGCAGCGCCGGCCGCCTCAACCGCCGCCTCGAGTTCCTGCCCTTCGAGGAGGAGATCGGCGAGCGCAAGGCGGCCGGGATCGGCCTCACCGCGCCCGAGCTGGCGGTGCTGCTCGCCTACAACAAGATGGAGCTGTTCGAGGCGCTGCTCGCCTCCGACGTGCCCGAGGACGCCTACATCTCGACCGCGCTCTCGCGCTACTTCCCGCAGCCGCTGCGCGAGCGCTTCCCGGCGCAGCTCGAACGGCACCCGCTGCGCCGCGAGATCGTCGCCACGCACGTCGTGAACAGCATGGTCAACCGCGTCGGGCCGACCTTCGTCTTCCGCTTGCAGGAAGAGACCGGCGCCGCGCCGCCGGACATCGTCCGCGCCTACCTGGCGACGCGCGAGGTATTCGGGCTGGTGCCGCTGTGGCAGGCGATCGAGGCCCTCGACAACCGCGTCGCCGACGCCACGCAGACCGAGATGATCCAGGAGGGGCTGCGCCTGATCCAGCGCGGCACGCTGTGGTTCCTGCACCACCGCGACCACCTGCGCGACCTGGCGGCGACGCTGGCGCGCTTCACCGGCGGCGTCGAGGCGCTCGCCGCGAGCCTCGCCGACGTCGTCGCGCCGCCCTACCGCGCCGAGCTCGACGCGGTCGTCCGCCGCTTCGCGGCGCAGGGCGTGCCGGACGAACTGGCGCAGCGCGTCGCCTGCCTCGAGGAACTGTATTCGGCGCTCGACCTGATCGAGGTCGCCGCCGAGACCGGCGCGCCGGCCGAGCGCGTCGCCCGCGTCTACTTCACCCTCGGCGGCGAACTCGACCTGCACTGGCTCGGCCGCCAGATCGGCACGCTGCCCGCCGACACGCACTGGCAGGGCATGGCCCGCGCCGCGCTGCGCGACGACCTGTCGTCGCTGGCGCGCAGCCTCGCCGCCGAAGTGCTGCGCGGCGGCGCCGGCGACGCCGAGGTCGAGGCGCTGCTGACGGCGTGGAAGGCACGGCACGCCTTCCAGTACGAACGCTGCCGCCAGCTCTTCACCGAGATCCGCGGCAGCAGCGCGCCGGACATGCCGATGCTGTCGGTCGCGCTGCGCGAGTTGCGCACGCTGGTTTGA
- a CDS encoding tautomerase family protein: MPYVNVQITKGASREQKAQLVRDITESLVRVLGKKPEHTHVVIQEIAEEDWGFSGMLTDDWKKAQGR; encoded by the coding sequence ATGCCATACGTGAATGTTCAGATCACAAAAGGCGCCAGCCGCGAACAGAAGGCGCAGCTTGTCAGGGACATCACCGAATCGCTTGTGCGAGTACTGGGAAAGAAGCCCGAGCACACGCACGTCGTGATTCAAGAGATTGCCGAAGAGGACTGGGGCTTCTCCGGCATGCTCACGGATGATTGGAAAAAAGCCCAAGGCAGGTGA
- a CDS encoding GntR family transcriptional regulator translates to MKKPVNKPHFADIARTLTEGIATGKYPIGSVLPGELELCAQFNTSRHTIRAALNELQQLGLVSRKKNAGTRVESAEPRNEFRPSLGSLEDLVQFGATNVRVVQSVREIAVSGHLAKTLGFPNGSRWLAVSSLRVDRSNQRPVGWTDVYIDPEYAEIGEMVRNEPDTLISALIERRYGRRVAEIRQVVQAIAISDPIAKALQVTPGMPGLQILRRYLDAAGQVFEVSLTVHPADRFALSMQLKRSAG, encoded by the coding sequence ATGAAAAAGCCTGTAAACAAGCCGCATTTCGCCGATATCGCGCGCACCCTGACGGAGGGAATCGCCACGGGGAAATATCCGATCGGCAGCGTTCTTCCCGGCGAGCTGGAGCTCTGCGCGCAGTTCAACACCAGTCGCCACACGATTCGCGCGGCGCTGAACGAGTTACAGCAACTCGGCCTGGTGTCCCGGAAAAAAAATGCCGGCACGCGGGTAGAGTCAGCGGAACCGCGCAACGAATTCCGCCCGTCGCTCGGGTCACTTGAGGATTTGGTTCAGTTCGGAGCGACCAATGTTCGGGTGGTGCAGTCTGTCCGCGAAATCGCCGTCAGCGGCCATTTGGCGAAAACCCTGGGCTTCCCGAACGGTTCCCGGTGGCTGGCGGTTTCCAGCTTGCGGGTCGATCGCAGCAACCAGCGGCCGGTCGGATGGACGGATGTCTATATCGATCCGGAATATGCCGAGATTGGGGAAATGGTTCGGAATGAACCGGACACCTTAATCAGCGCCCTTATCGAACGGCGCTACGGCCGGCGCGTCGCAGAAATCCGCCAGGTCGTCCAGGCGATTGCGATTTCAGACCCGATCGCCAAAGCATTGCAGGTAACGCCCGGGATGCCGGGTCTGCAGATTCTTCGTCGCTACCTTGATGCCGCCGGCCAGGTATTCGAGGTCTCGCTGACGGTTCACCCGGCAGATCGTTTTGCGCTCTCCATGCAGCTGAAGAGATCGGCAGGTTAG
- the pcaB gene encoding 3-carboxy-cis,cis-muconate cycloisomerase: MSNFAPAASTVVDSILFRDAFGTAQMRSLFSDRALVQRYIDVEVALARAEARVGVIPENAAAVIARESRIERIDFDHMRQETDIVGYPILPLVHQLVEMCGDAGRYLHWGATTQDIMDTAVALQVRDALDVIEADVRELREILADLALRHRDTPMAGRTHLQQALPVTFGYKVAIWLAMFDRHQQRIAELRPRIAVVEFAGAAGTLASLGAKGFAVQAALADELGLGVPATTWHVARDGLAEAVNLLALITGSLGKIALDIMIMASTEFAEVYEPFVKGRGASSTMPQKRNPISSELMLAAAKAVRQHAGLMADAMIQDFERATGPWHAEWIAIPESFILTAGALHQAKFALGGLIVDAAQMKRNLGLSRGLIVAEAVMMGMAPFIGRQQAHDVVYDACRTVNEKGGSLADALAALPIVTEHFDRPAIEHLTDPENYLGLAPQMVDRAVALSRQVAA, encoded by the coding sequence ATGAGCAACTTTGCACCGGCGGCGAGCACCGTCGTTGATTCGATCCTGTTCCGCGACGCCTTCGGCACCGCGCAGATGCGCAGCCTCTTTTCGGACCGTGCCCTAGTGCAGCGCTACATCGACGTCGAGGTAGCGCTCGCCAGGGCCGAGGCGCGCGTCGGCGTGATTCCGGAGAATGCCGCCGCGGTCATCGCGCGCGAATCGAGAATCGAACGGATCGATTTCGATCACATGCGCCAGGAAACCGACATCGTCGGCTACCCGATCCTGCCGCTCGTGCATCAACTGGTCGAGATGTGCGGTGATGCCGGGCGCTACCTCCATTGGGGCGCGACCACGCAGGACATCATGGACACGGCGGTGGCGCTACAGGTACGCGATGCCCTCGACGTTATCGAGGCGGATGTCCGCGAACTGAGAGAAATCCTGGCTGACCTCGCGCTCAGGCACCGCGATACGCCGATGGCCGGCCGTACCCATCTGCAGCAGGCGCTGCCGGTGACCTTCGGTTACAAGGTCGCGATCTGGTTGGCGATGTTCGACCGCCATCAGCAGCGCATCGCGGAACTGCGGCCGCGTATCGCCGTCGTCGAATTCGCCGGTGCGGCAGGTACGCTCGCCTCGCTCGGTGCGAAAGGGTTCGCAGTTCAGGCGGCGCTGGCCGACGAGCTGGGGCTGGGCGTGCCGGCGACGACCTGGCACGTTGCCCGCGACGGGTTGGCGGAGGCCGTCAATCTGCTGGCGCTGATCACCGGGTCGCTGGGGAAAATTGCCCTCGACATCATGATCATGGCCTCGACCGAGTTCGCCGAGGTCTATGAACCCTTCGTCAAGGGGCGCGGCGCCAGCAGCACCATGCCGCAAAAGCGCAACCCGATTTCCAGCGAGCTGATGCTGGCGGCGGCGAAGGCTGTGCGCCAGCACGCCGGCCTGATGGCGGATGCGATGATTCAGGATTTCGAACGCGCCACCGGACCATGGCATGCCGAATGGATCGCCATCCCGGAGAGCTTCATCCTGACTGCCGGAGCCTTGCATCAAGCCAAATTCGCGCTGGGCGGACTGATCGTCGATGCCGCCCAGATGAAGCGCAATCTGGGGCTCAGCAGGGGGCTGATCGTGGCCGAGGCGGTGATGATGGGCATGGCGCCGTTCATCGGCCGCCAGCAGGCACATGACGTTGTTTACGACGCCTGCCGGACCGTCAATGAAAAGGGCGGTTCGCTGGCAGATGCCCTGGCCGCGCTGCCCATCGTTACCGAGCACTTCGACCGGCCGGCGATCGAGCACCTGACCGATCCCGAGAACTATCTAGGCCTGGCGCCGCAGATGGTCGACCGTGCCGTGGCGCTGTCCCGGCAGGTCGCCGCCTGA